The DNA sequence GATGATGATATCGCACGCGAGAGCCAGTTCGAATCCGCCGCCCAGGGCATAGCCGTTGACGGCGGCGATCACGGGCTTGGCCAGATCGAAACGCTCGACCATGCCGGCATAGCCATGAGCCGGGTAAGACGTGTTCAATACGTCATATGTCAGATCGCTACCGGCGCAGAAGGCGCGATCCCCCGCTCCGGTGACGACGGCGATCATCGCGCCGCTGTCCTGCGCGAATGCGTTGAAGGCGCACTCCAGATCATGATGCATGTCAGGCGTCAGCGCATTGTGGGATTTCGGCCGATTCAGCACAATCGTGGTAACCGGCCCGTTTTTGCCCACTTCGACATGCGCCATGACAGCATCCTTTCCGCCAATCCGCTGGTTCTATGTTTCGGGAGCAGCGATACCCGCGCGAGATATAAGGTTACAGGCAAGAACGCTGGCTCGGCCGCGATCAATAGGGCATCGTTGCGACCATGTAACATACCCCAACGTCATGGGGATGCTGACACAACAACCCCATGGTAGAAATGATGCGTACCATATGCAAGAGCATTTTATGGATATGGCGATGCATATCGTCGATGATGTGGCCGTCATGGGCCTCAACCGCGCGAAGGAGGCAGCCAAGCGCCTTGGGTTCCAGGATTGCCGCTCGGTGTTGCGGCTTCGGCGTGATCAGCGCACCGCGAAGATCGACGGCCACGTCCCGCTGCGCACGCCTGGTTACAATCACGTAGCGAAAGATCGTGCCGAAGGTGCTGCGGAGGCGGTTTGCCGTCTCATACCGCCCGCGCGCCTCAACCGTGCGGAGGGCTTCCAGCAGTTTGGGTGCAGTGAGGTCTGCGATGGGCCGGTTGCCAATGAGTGGATAGGCGAGGTCGAGCAGCCACCGCATCTTCTGGAGCGTCTTGGGCGCGCGCCCTTCGATCTCTAGGCGGGCAAGCCATTCATCGGCGATCGCTTTGAAGGTCTCTTCCGATTTGGCCTTTGCCTCGCGAACCTTGCCTTCCGCACTTCAGCCGGATCTTGCCCGCCTGCCAGCGCTTCTCGCGCCGCCGTACTCTTCTCGCGAGCCTTGGCGAGAGACATCTTCGGGGCAGCTGCCGAAGGAGAGCGTTTTCTGTTTTCCGAGAAAGCTGTAGTTCATCCGCCAGAGCGGGCCGCCCGCCTCCTTGACCAGAAGATACAAGCCCAAGCCACCGGTCAGCTTGTAGGGCCTATCTTTTGATTTTGCTGCATTTATTGCCGTCACTGTGAGGGCCATCATTGCATCTCCGAAATGGCAAATTGCCGGATACCATGAAAATACCATGATCAGAGTGTAGCTGACAGTGTATCCGCATGGCTGCGCTGACAGCCGAACAGATGCGCATCCTCTTTTTCGATCAAGGGAGCGGCAGCCTTATTGACGAGAAGATCCATTTCGGAACCGCCACGCAGGTGGAGGTTCGGTATCAGCAGATTGTTCGTCAGGCATTCCTTCTAGAATCCGCCTTCATTGTTCTTTCCCATAATCATCCTTCGGGTGATCCCAATCCCAGCAGACAGGATATCGATTATACGCGGAGGATTGTCTCGGTCTGCAAGGCGCTGGACATTCGCGTGCACGATCACATCATCGTTTCCCCCAACGGATCGTTCAGCTTCCGCGAGCGGGGCTATATGTGAATGTCATCGAGCTCGGCATTCCGCTGCTCCGCAATCCGACCTGGCTAAACTCTGGAATATTGTGCCGGGTGCAAACCGTAGCAGAAGGCTCGCCTCCGGCCGTTCCCGCTTCCCATGAAAGGTTTTACCTCAGTCAAATAGCGACTTACTAAGGGACGGAATGGGAATTTTTGATCGACACGATATGACAATGAACGATCCGCGCATGGTCCTGGATGCGGCGATCTCGGAAAGCGGAGCGAGCTATTCCGATATTTCTCGCCTTATTGGGAAAAATGCCGCCTATATTCAGCAGTTCATCAAACGCGGAACGCCTCGCCGCCTGGATGAGCAAGACCGTCAGACCATTGCGCGCCATCTAGGCGTTCCCGAACATCTGCTAAGCGGCCTTCCGTCGCCGCACGCTTTGCCAGCCTCATCGCTTCGCCCACCCAAATCCGTCTCCGTGCCGAGACTGGCATTGGGCGCTTCGGCTGGCGATGGCGCGCTAGATGTCGAGGAGCGGCCAACGGACGCCGTCGCGATCGACTCTCGCTTGCTCCGGCAAATCGGCGCTCATCCACCTCATGTGTCGATCATTCGCGTCGATGGAGAGTCGATGAGCCCAACGTTGAGCCATGGTGACGACATCATGGTGGACCACAGCGATGCGACCACGCGGTTGCGAGACGGCATTTATGTGTTGCGTCTCGATGATGCGCTTCTGGTCAAGCGGATCGCTATGGGGCTTCGACGCGGAAGCTTCAGCATCCTGAGCGACAACACCCTCTATCCGAGCTGGACGAATGTGGACCCGGAGACGGTTACGATCGTTGGCCGCGTGGTGTGGGTGGGGCGCGCCTTGCGTTGACGGCATGCATTTAATCGCCTGGTAGATGCCGGTGCAGTTTGCCCCTCAGTTGAGCAGGTCCAACAGGTCCACGGGTGGAGCAGCGGTTTGGCCCGGGAGGGCTTCAATCGAAGCGCTCAAATGCGTCGCGGCCTGCGACATACCCAATTCGTCCAGCATCCACAGACATTGATTGAGGACTCTTGCGATGCCCGCAACACACTCGTTCACTCCAGTCTTGCTGGTTACATGAATGGATGGGAGCGGTATCGACGCCGTGCGACCGTCAGCCTTTGGAGTTTCATGTGTATGGCGCATCACGACTCCCCGTTACGCCTCCTGCCTGCGGGAGGGCAATCTCTGTCGAATCCGAAATGGCTAATAGCTCTCGCCGTGACCGCTGGGGCTCGGGCTAACCAATCACGTCATCTGCGGTCGATACCAGGCCACAAATCGGCCTGTTCCCATCAATGTTGAGAGCATCGTTTCCGCAGACTGGCAAAAAGGGCGGCTGAGAATTCCGGCCTATAGCGCGGTATATCATCGCGTTGAAATGGTCTCACCCGCCATGGTGACCGGTAACCTGCGACCACAAGCTACGGCAATGTCGGCAGTATTTACGCAGACCATCAAACGATCTAAGTTATTGAAATTACAGGATAATTTAATGGTGCCCAGAAAGTTCGTTCGAACCACCAACACTGAGCCGCTAAGGCGCTGATTTCTTGTCGCAAATTCTTAAGGCCGGGTCGCAAGAGACGGTGGCCTCCAGGACATTGAAGGCCGATTTCGGACTGACGCGTTCGGAGCGGAGTGTAGGGTAGGCCGTTCATATGGCTTTGACTATCGCCCCTAGTCGCCGTTGGCATCGACTGTGAAAATCATCGTCTTACCTCGTGATGCAGGATGCCATCCTGCCAATAACGCCGCCCGCACACCCCTTGCGGCAATCGTGTCGTTGATGTGGGAACGCCCTTTCGGCAATCCTTTCATCAAGCGCTTAGGCGTGGGAAATTCCAGTACCGCCTCGCGCGGCATGTCTTGCTGACGCAACGAGACAGTCATGCCCTTCCACCCATCATCAGAGGATAGCTGGGGCTCGCTCAGCAGTTCCCAGTCATATTTGAATCCGTCGATTTCGATTGTGCCGCCATGGCTGCGGATATTGGACATGGCACGGCCCTAGCATGCAGATGTCGGCACTTCACCCCTTTCACTGATAGTGCAGCGTCTTCCCGAACCCCTCATTCACCTTGGTCATCTTGGCCAGCTTCCTGAGGTGACTGCGGACATGCCGCTCGAACCGTATATCGTCATGGATGCTCGTCGCCGGATATTCGTCCTGGCCGATGAGCTCCTTGAGGCGCCCGGCGAACGCGGCCTGTTCCTGCGTGCAATCGCCATGCCTGAGCGCGCGACAAACCCACTCCTCGGCAGCGGCCTTGTCATAATCGTCGCGCGCCTCATGGCCGCGCCGGTCCGCCGCCGCCTGATCCAGCCTTGACGCCTCAAACCGGCGCTCCAGCCATATGCGGACCTGTTCTCCATCCCATGGTTTTAATGGATCCGTCATCGCTGTTTCCCATTCCAATTCTCGACAAGGCGCGGATTGATGTACTTGCCCATATGATGCCGCCGTTCGCATCGCTATAGCCGACAGACAATCAGACAGTTAGATCGACCCATGGCCCGCAAGCGTTCGAAATACGATCCCTATGACCATCTCCCGCAGGAAGATGAGGCTCCGGAAGCCCCCGTGCCCTGTTGGCTATGCGGCCGACCAACCGGCAAGACCATCGTTTGGCATCACCCCATACCCAAGAGCCGCGGCGGGCGCGATGTCGTGCCGATGCACTCCATCTGCCAGCAGACGCTGATTGCCAATTTCACCAATTCCGAACTTCAACGCCAAGGGATGGAGGTGGCGGGCCTGTTGGAAAATCTCAACGTGCGCAAATTCGTCGACTGGGTGGCGAAGAAAGATCCGGATTTCACGGCGACCATCGCAAAGAAGCAACGCTGATCGGGCTGACCGTCGGCGCGACAGTCATGACAGAATTCATGACCTCCTGAACCCAGGGCCGGTCAGAGTGATGGATCGACTGGTTGCCCAGGGGAGGCCCCTGCTTCCAGGAGCCGGAAAAACGCAATCGGACGTCGAGACGTCGCGTAAAGCGGCCGCTCCGCGTCAATTTCCAGAGCATCGTTTCCGCAGACTGGCAAAATGGGCAGCTGAGAATTCCGGCGTATAGCGCGGCATATCATCGGGCTGAAATGGTCTCACCCGCCATGGTGACCACTAAGCCGCGACCACAAGCTACGGCAATGTCGGCACTATTTGCACCAACTATCAATTGATCTAACTTATTGAAATTACAGGATAATTTAGTGGTGCCCGGGGACGGAGTCGAACCGCCGACACTGCGATTTTCAGTCGCATGCTCTACCAACTGAGCTACCCGGGCACGAGCGCCGGGGAGGACCACCGGCGGCGTTGAGAGGCGTGCCTATAGGCATCAATCCGGGGGGTTGTCCACCCCATGATCGTCGCTTTTTTTCATCTCGTCGGCGGCGGGGGTTCCGGGGACGCGATAGCCTTCGCCCAGCCATTGCAGCAGGTCACGGTCACGGCAGGCCTTTCCGCAGAAAGGCCGCGTGTCGGAATGCGCTGGCTGGCCGCAGATCGGGCAGGAGGATGATCTAGGCGACATGGCCCGCCGATATGGCAAGGGCCGGGTCAGCCTTCAAGCTGACGGCGCCGCCACGTCGGCGGGCGAGCTGCTCCAGCCAGTCAGTTGCCTTGTACAGGCGGTCGATGATGGAGGGCGCGGCGGTGATCGTCACCGGCCCGCCATTGCCTTCCCGTTCGGCACGGCGGAGCAAGGCGAGAGCCGCCGTTTCGATCGGATCAGCCCGCAACAACTCCATGAGGTTCATCCGCTCACGGCGGCGGATGACCTGCACGAAGCCGAAGCCGTTCACCGCCGTGCGTTCGAAGGGGAGCGGCAGATATTTGTCGATTTGCGCCGAGGCGACAGCGCGCTCATCCTTGTTGTTCATGGTGGGCAGATCGACGCCGATCGATCCGGTCAGCCCCATGCGGCGGATCGCCTGCGCCGCCAGTTTCGCGCCCTTGGGGCCGAGCTTCGCGGGCGGCAACGATCCATCCACGTCGATCAGGATCATGGCGGGCGTCGGGAAAATGCGCAGGGCCGCTTCCTCCGTGCCGATCTCGCCGGACATTGCCTCTTCCATCAGTTCGCTCCAGCCGTGAGCTTCGAAGCGGTCTTCCTCATGCGCTGGGCAGGGGATGAGGGGAATGCCCGTTGCGCGCAAGCGCTGGAGCAGGCTGGGCGCGGGATGCACTTTGGAGCCAGGTTGCGCGATGCGCGCCTTCGCCAGCTTGGGGCGTCCTTCCTCCGGAATGGCTTCGCGTAGAATTTCGAGCAGGACAGTCGCGCCCTCTGCGGTTTTCGGCGGGATGGGCTCGACCAGCACTTCCTCGCCCGAAATCAGCCGGGCGATGCCGCGCTTCTTGGGGATGATCGTCCGGACGAGCTTGCCCTGCATGACTGCACCGGCGCGGGCGCCATCGCCCTCCCGCTCGATCTGTGCCTCGACCAGACGGCCCTTTTCGATCAGCGCAGCGCGGGCCTCGCCAATCCCCTCTTCATAGAGCCATTCGGCCATATCAGTCAGTCCAGTGGGTAGCCCGCTGCCTTCAGCAGCGCGCGGGTTTCGTAAAGGGGCAGACCCATGATCGCGCTATGGCTGCCTTGTATCGCGCGGATCAGCCCGGCGGCACGGCCCTGTATCGCATAGCCGCCTGCCTTGCCGTGCCATTCTTCGCTGGCGATATAGGCGTCGATTTCGGCCTTCTCCAAGCGTTTGAAGGTGACGATGTTGGTGGAAAGGCGATGCCTTGCCCTGCCCTCGCCATCGATGAGCGTGATAGCGCTCAGTACGCGGTGGCGGCGGCCGGAGAGCAGGGAGAGACAGGCGCGCGCCTGGTCCGCCGTCTCTGCCTTGGGCAGGATGCGGCGGCCTGCCGCGACGACCGTATCACCTGACAGCACCAGCGCGCCGGGATGACGGGCAGCCACCAGCGCAGCCTTTTCAGCGGCCACTCGCGCGGCATAGGCGGCTGGCGATTCGCCTTTCAAAGGGGTTTCATCAAGATCGGCGGGGTCCACTGCGTCGGGACGCACGCCGATCTGACCCAGAAGTTCACACCGTCTGGGAGAAGCCGAAGCAAGGATGAGCCGCATGCGTTAAGCGGCTTATTTGAAGCGGTAAGTGATCCGACCCTTGGTCAGGTCGTAGGGGGTCAGTTCGACCAGCACTTCGTCGCCCACCAGCACGCGAATGCGGTTTTTCCGCATCTTGCCCGCCGTGTGGCCAAGGATCTCGTGATCATTTTCAAGCCGGACGCGGAACATGGCGTTGGGGAGAAGCTCCACAACCTGTCCGCGCATTTCGAGCAGTTCTTCTTTTGCCATAATATCCTGGAGAAACCGAAAATCGCGCCGCCATAGCGACAAAATGCGGAAAATGAAAGTCAGGCTGATAGGCCGAATACATCTCCCGCTTCCGAGAGGGCTGCAAAGATGTGATCGAGCTGATCCACATCAGTGCAGAAGGGCGGCATCAGGTAGATGCTGTTGCCCAAGGGACGCAGCAAAATGCCTCGATCAAGGAAAAAGGCGCGCAGACGGGGGGCGAGATCGGACAGATAACCTGCGTCTTGCGCGATCAGGTCAATCGCGACGATCGTGCCAAGCTGCCGGGCATTTTCAAAGGCAGGATGAAGCGCCAGTCTTTCGAGTCGCTCCGCCATGTTCCCTTCGAGTGCGGCGATGCGGCCGAGCACCTCCTCCTCGCGCCAGATGGCGAGGTTGGCCGCCGCCGCCGCGCAGGAGATGGCGTTCGCTGTGTAGCTGGACGAATGGTAGAAAAGCCGTGCCCGGTCCTGCGACTTGTGCGCGTCGAATATGCGCACCGTGGCGAGCGTCGCCGCGAGGGGTACGGAGCCGCCGGTAATCCCTTTGGCAACGGCCATGATGTCCGGCACGACGCCCGCCTGCTCGCATGCAAAGACGGTGCCAGTGCGGCCCCAGCCCGTCATCACTTCGTCAGCGATGAACAGGACATCGTGGCGTGCGCAGATTTCCGCCATCTGACGCAAAATGGCAGGCGGGTAGATCAGCATCCCGCCAGCACCCAGGACCAAGGGTTCGACGATGAACGCCGCCGGATGCTCCTTGCAAGCCGCTTCCAGCGCATCGAGCGTCTGTTGTTCCGCCCCCGGCGCGGGGAAGGGAATGGTGCCGACATCGAACAGCAAAG is a window from the Sphingobium sp. Cam5-1 genome containing:
- the infA gene encoding translation initiation factor IF-1, encoding MAKEELLEMRGQVVELLPNAMFRVRLENDHEILGHTAGKMRKNRIRVLVGDEVLVELTPYDLTKGRITYRFK
- a CDS encoding DNA gyrase inhibitor YacG; translation: MSPRSSSCPICGQPAHSDTRPFCGKACRDRDLLQWLGEGYRVPGTPAADEMKKSDDHGVDNPPD
- a CDS encoding Maf family protein — translated: MRLILASASPRRCELLGQIGVRPDAVDPADLDETPLKGESPAAYAARVAAEKAALVAARHPGALVLSGDTVVAAGRRILPKAETADQARACLSLLSGRRHRVLSAITLIDGEGRARHRLSTNIVTFKRLEKAEIDAYIASEEWHGKAGGYAIQGRAAGLIRAIQGSHSAIMGLPLYETRALLKAAGYPLD
- a CDS encoding ribonuclease, which encodes MAEWLYEEGIGEARAALIEKGRLVEAQIEREGDGARAGAVMQGKLVRTIIPKKRGIARLISGEEVLVEPIPPKTAEGATVLLEILREAIPEEGRPKLAKARIAQPGSKVHPAPSLLQRLRATGIPLIPCPAHEEDRFEAHGWSELMEEAMSGEIGTEEAALRIFPTPAMILIDVDGSLPPAKLGPKGAKLAAQAIRRMGLTGSIGVDLPTMNNKDERAVASAQIDKYLPLPFERTAVNGFGFVQVIRRRERMNLMELLRADPIETAALALLRRAEREGNGGPVTITAAPSIIDRLYKATDWLEQLARRRGGAVSLKADPALAISAGHVA
- a CDS encoding adenosylmethionine--8-amino-7-oxononanoate transaminase, whose protein sequence is MISPIWHPFTQHGLNEPIPHVVRAEGALLHLADGGTLIDAISSWWVTTHGHCHPRIAAAIAQQAGQLDQLIFANYTHEPAEEVARGLIELAPRAEGRDPLAHVFYSDSGSTAVEVALKMALGYWHNRALDGLSAPRHRILVLEYGYHGDTIGTMSVGERGVYNAAWTPLLFDVGTIPFPAPGAEQQTLDALEAACKEHPAAFIVEPLVLGAGGMLIYPPAILRQMAEICARHDVLFIADEVMTGWGRTGTVFACEQAGVVPDIMAVAKGITGGSVPLAATLATVRIFDAHKSQDRARLFYHSSSYTANAISCAAAAANLAIWREEEVLGRIAALEGNMAERLERLALHPAFENARQLGTIVAIDLIAQDAGYLSDLAPRLRAFFLDRGILLRPLGNSIYLMPPFCTDVDQLDHIFAALSEAGDVFGLSA
- a CDS encoding Arm DNA-binding domain-containing protein; amino-acid sequence: MMALTVTAINAAKSKDRPYKLTGGLGLYLLVKEAGGPLWRMNYSFLGKQKTLSFGSCPEDVSRQGSREEYGGARSAGRRARSG
- a CDS encoding S24 family peptidase, which codes for MTMNDPRMVLDAAISESGASYSDISRLIGKNAAYIQQFIKRGTPRRLDEQDRQTIARHLGVPEHLLSGLPSPHALPASSLRPPKSVSVPRLALGASAGDGALDVEERPTDAVAIDSRLLRQIGAHPPHVSIIRVDGESMSPTLSHGDDIMVDHSDATTRLRDGIYVLRLDDALLVKRIAMGLRRGSFSILSDNTLYPSWTNVDPETVTIVGRVVWVGRALR
- a CDS encoding tyrosine-type recombinase/integrase, yielding MADEWLARLEIEGRAPKTLQKMRWLLDLAYPLIGNRPIADLTAPKLLEALRTVEARGRYETANRLRSTFGTIFRYVIVTRRAQRDVAVDLRGALITPKPQHRAAILEPKALGCLLRAVEAHDGHIIDDMHRHIHKMLLHMVRIISTMGLLCQHPHDVGVCYMVATMPY
- a CDS encoding JAB domain-containing protein, whose amino-acid sequence is MAALTAEQMRILFFDQGSGSLIDEKIHFGTATQVEVRYQQIVRQAFLLESAFIVLSHNHPSGDPNPSRQDIDYTRRIVSVCKALDIRVHDHIIVSPNGSFSFRERGYM